The Ruania halotolerans genome contains the following window.
CCTTCGCTCCTGAGTCCGAACTGTCGGGCATCGGAGATGTCGACTTCCACGAGGCGCTGTGGTACCGCCGCGAGGTGACCATCCCTGCCGACTGGACCGGGTTGCGACCCCAGTTGCATTTCGCGGCAGTCGACCATGACGCCACGGTCTGGGTGGACGGTGCGGAGGTGGTGCGCCACCGCGGCGGCTTCACCTCCTTCACTGCCGACCTCACCGGCCATGCCGAGGCGGGGCAGACCGTCACGGTCACCGTGCGGGCGCGCGATCCCCGCGGCGGGCCGCAGGCGCGCGGCAAACAGGCCACCCGGTACGCCAACACCGATTGCCACTACACCCGCACCACGGGCATCTGGCAGAGCGTCTGGCTCGAGGGGGTGCCCGAGGTGGCGATCCGCCGGCCGCGGATCACCCCGGACGTGGCCGGCGCACGGTTCCACGTGACTGTGCCGCTGACGGCGAACCGGCCCGGCCATCGAGTGCGGGTGCACGTACGTGACTCGGCCGGTGTGGTGGCCACCGACGAGGTGGCGGCCGATGTGGATATGGCGCCGACCGCCGTCGTGACGCTACCCGCTGACCGCGTGCGACTGTGGCAGCCGGGCGATCCACACCTGTACGACGTGGACATCACGCTCCTGGACGGCGAGACCGTGGTGGACCAGGTGGCCAGCTACGCGGGCCTGCGCTCGGTGAGCATCGATGGGCGCAAGTTCCTCCTCAACGGCAAGCCGGTGTTCCAGCGGCTCGTGCTCGATCAGGGGTACTGGCCGGAGAGTCTCATGACGGCGCCCAGTGACGCAGCCCTGGTGCGTGACATCGAACTCTCCCTCGCCGCCGGGTTCAATGGGGCGCGATTGCACCAGAAGGTCTTCGAAGAGCGGTTCCTGTACCACGCGGACCGGCTCGGATATCTGGTCTGGGGTGAGTTCGGCGACTGGGGCGCAGGTGGCCATGGCACTCCGGGGGACCACCAGCAGCCGACGGCGTCGTTCATCACGCAGTGGCTGGAAGCGGTCGAGCGGGATTACTCCCACCCCTCGATCGTGGGCTGGTGCCCGCTGAACGAGACATATCAGCGTCTGCACGACCGGATCACCCAGCTCGATGACGTGACCCGGGGGATGTTCCTGGCCACGAAGGCAATGGATACCACCCGGCCGGTCCTGGACGCGTCCGGGTACTCCCACCGGGTGCTGGAGACGGACATCTGGGATTCGCACAACTACGAGCAGGACCCGGCGCGGTTCGCGGAGCAGGTGGGTGGGCTGAGCCGCGAGGAAGCGCACACCAACCTCCATGACGGTCACACCATCTCCCAGCCGTACAACGGCCAGCCGTATTTCGTGAGTGAGTACGGCGGGATCTGGTGGAACCCGGTGCGGGCCGCCGAGGCCAGCGGAACCAAGCGCGACGATTCCTGGGGTTACGGCGAGCGCGTGCGTGATGAGGAGGAGTTCCACCAGCGATTCGCCGGGCTCACCGACGCTTTGCTGGACGATCCGGAGATGTTCGGTTACTGCTACACCCAGCTCACCGATGTGTTCCAGGAGGAGAACGGGATCTACGCGTTCGACCGTTCGGAGAAGCTGGATGTGGCCCGAGTGCGGGCTGTGCAGGAGCGTGCGGCCGCCGTCGAGAAGGACGGCTGAGCCACGGGGGTGGCCTGAGTGTCGTGAATCGTCGGATCGACGACACCCAGGCCACCCTCGCGCTCGAGTTCCGGTGTCAGACGTCCTCGCCGAGGGCCCGCAGCGTGGCGGTGTCCAGGCCGAGGATCGCCTCCTCGTCGGGCCGGTGCCGCAGGACGGTGTCGATGTAGTGCGGGACCACGTCCGCCATCGGGATGTCGTGCCCGGCTTCCTGGGCCATGAACCACCGGTGCTCGAGCACTTCATGGAAGATCTCGGCCGGTTCCAACTTTCCCCGCAGATCCCGCGGAATCTGCCGGATCGTCGGTTCGAACACGTCCGAGAGCCACTCATGGGCCACGAACTCCTCGTCCTCGCCCAGCTGATCGGTGGCCGCCCGATAGGTGTCCATGTCGTTGAGGAGGCGCCGTGACTGGTTCTCCTCCACGTCCAGCCCGGTCAGGCGCATGAGCCGGCGGTGGTGGTGGCCGGCGTCCACGACCTTCGGCTGGATCTGCACGGTGGTGCCGTCGATATCGGTGGTCATCTGCAGCTCGCCCACGTCGTAGCCGAGCTGGTTGAGCTGGCGGATCCGGGCGGCCACGCGCCACCGGTCGCTGGCTCCGAACTCCTCCACGCTGGTGAGCTGGTTCCACAGTTCGTGGTAGCGGGTCACGATCATCTCGCCCACGGCGATGGTGTCCACATCGTCCACGAGCAACTCCCCGGCCGCGAGGTCCATCAGCTCCCCGATGATGTTCACCCGGGCGATCTCGAGGTCGTACTCGCGCTGGCCGGTGGTCAGGGTGTCGTGCAGGTCGCCGGTCTCCGCGTCCACCAAGTAGGCGGCGAACTCGCCGGCATCCCGGCGGAACAGGGTGTTCGAGAGGGAGACATCACCCCAGTAGAAACCGGTCAGGTGCAACCGCACCAGCAGCACCGCAAGTGCGTCGATCAACCGGGTGGCAGTGTCCGGAGCCAGATACCGGCTGAACAGTGCGCGATAGGGCAGGGAGAACTTCAGGTGCTGGGTGATCAGCACCGAGTTCAGCGGTTCCCCGTCGGGGGTGCTGCGGCCGGTGATCACACCCACCGGAACCACTGAGGGGACGTCCAGCTTCATCAGATCGCGGAGCAATTGGTACTCGCGGTAGGCCACGGACTCGCCGATCTCCTTGACCGCAATCACCCGACCGGAGAGCTTGACGAACCGCACCACGTGGCGAGAGATCCCGCGAGGAAGGGCCGCGAGGTTCTCCTCGGGCCACTCTTCGAGCGCAATGTGCCACGGCAGGTCCAGCATCGCTGGATCCGGCGCGGCGGCGGTGATCTGCAAGGACTGCGGCATGGTCCTAGTGTGTCAGGTTCCGGGTTCGTGCCCGTGGCGTGCATGGAGTGCGAGACGCCGCGACATGCGAACGGGGGCGGACCCGTAGGCCCGCCCCCGTCACGTCATGCTCACTAGCTACTCAGGTCACTCCGGCAGGCGCTGGCCCGTGGCGGAGGAGAAGAGGTGCTTCTGACCATCCTGGATCTGCACGTGCACCGTGTCACCCTTCATCGGGGGGTTCCGCGGCTCGACGCGCACGATCACCTGGGCGTCACCGGCACCGGAGGAGATGTGCTCGGAAGCCTCCTTGTCGAGGAGCTCTCCGTAGACGAAGGCGTCCGAGCCCAGCTCCTCCACCAGGTTCACCTTGATGCCGAACGAAGCCTCGGTGCCCTCGGAGACCAGGTTCATCGCCTCGGGCCGGAAGCCGAGGGTGATCTCACCCTTGTCCTCCTCGGTGATGGCGTCGAGCGTGGTACGGGTGAGCGGGATGTGCGCGCCACCCAGGTTCGCCTTACCGTCGGCCACCTTGAAGGAACCGAGGTTCATCGCCGGGGAGCCGATGAAGCCCGCGACGAACACGTTCTGCGGGGTGTCGTACATGTCGCGGGGGGTGCCGACCTGCTGGAGCACACCGTCCTTGAGCACGCAGATCCGGTCACCCATGGTGAGGGCCTCGGTCTGGTCGTGCGTCACGTACACAGTGGTGACGCCGAGACGGCGCTGCAGCGAGGCGATCTGGGTACGCGTCTGCACACGCAGCTTGGCGTCCAGGTTCGAGAGCGGCTCGTCCATGAGGAACACCTGCGGGTTACGCACGATCGCGCGACCCATCGCCACACGCTGACGCTGACCACCGGAGAGCGCCTTCGGCTTGCGGTCCAGGTACTCGGAGAGGTCGAGGATCTTCGCGGCTTCCTCGACCCGCTTGCGGATGTCCGCCTTCGGGTTGCCGGCGATCTTCAGGGCGAAGCCCATGTTGTCGGCCACCGACATGTGCGGGTACAGCGCGTAGTTCTGGAACACCATCGCGATGTCGCGGTCCTTCGGCTGCACGTCGGTGACGTCGCGGTCACCGATCAGGATGCGGCCGGAGTTGACGTCCTCCAGACCTGCGAGCATCCGCAGGGAGGTCGACTTTCCGCAGCCAGAGGGGCCAACGAGAACGAGGAACTCGCCGTCGGCGACCTCGAGGTTGAGTGCGTCCACCGCGGGGGTCTCTGTCCCCGGGTAGATCCGACTCGCGTGGTCATAGGTCACAGTTGCCATGACTGCTATTTCCCTTCACCGGCAGGTACGTGCCGGACGATCCGTTGTGAAGAGTGTCAGAGTGTCTCCGCTGACACAGCACCAGGGGTCGGCGCCGGACCTATTCTGACACAGACTCACCGGGGCTGGGGTGAGGTCCGCCACACGGCGAGATGGGTGAGTGCGGCTGCGAGGGCTGCCTCGTCCGGGACCCGGTACTGAGCCACCGTCTCGGCCGGACCCACCTTGATTCCCACATCGCCGTGGCCGAGCACTGCCAGCGCCGTCTCGTCGGTGACGTCGTCGCCCGCATAGAGCACGGCCGCACGGACGCCCAGGCGTTCCCGCAGTGCCGTCACCGCAGCCCCCTTGCTCACGTTCACCACGGAGATCTCGGTCACCTGATTGCCGCGCATGGCCCACACCTGATCCATGCTGCCCGGGCCAGTCAGCGCCTCGGCAAGCGCCCGGTCGGCCACATCCGGCTCGAGCCCGCGGGTGTGCAGCACCGCTGCGGCCGGCTTGTGTTCCACCCAGGCGCCCGGGTACGCGGCCGCGATCTGCCCGACGGCGGCCGTGACATCCGCCAGCAGTCCCGCCTGGTCCTCGGTCAGGGAGAACGGCAGCAGGTGCAGTCTGCCGGTCTCGTCCACCTCGCCCTGCTCGGCGCCGTGGCTGCCCACCAACCAGGTACCGGGCGGTGGGCTGGAGAGCTGCTGGAGTTCCTCCACCGGCCGTCCGGAGACCAGCGCGACCTGGACGCTGTCGGCCGCGGCGAGTTCCTCCAGCGCGGCGCTCGCCTCCGGCAGCGGGCGGGCATCGGCCGGGTCCTGGACGAACGGGGCCAGGCACCCGTCGAAATCCAGGGCCACCAGAAGCTGCGGATGCTCGGCGAAGGTGCGCAGCGCCACGGCGAGCGCATCGTCGCTGACGGAAGGAACGCCGTCGGGGGCAGGGCGATGAGGGGCATCGTGATCGCTGGCCGGTCGATCGCGGTGATGCTGCTCCGGGTGCGGCACGCGCATGCTCCTTAGCGGTGAGTGATGTCAGACGTGAGTGGAGCGTTGCGGCATGTTCTGCAGCACCGCGAGGAACTTCTGGGCCCAGCCCTGGACGTCGTTTTCCAAGACGCGCTTGCGGAGGGTGCGCATCCGCCGCCGCTTCTCGGCCGGCGCCATCGTGGCGGCCTTGATCATTGCCGCCTTCATCCCCTCGATGTCATGCGGGTTCACCAGCAGGGCTTGGCCGAGTTCGTCCGCGGCCCCGGCGAACTCGCTGAGCACCAGGACCCCACCGAGATCGGGCCGGGCGGCGACGTACTCCTTGGCCACCAGGTTCATCCCATCCCGCAACGCCGTCACGAGCATCACGTCCGCCGCCCGGAACAGTGCCACCATCTCCTCGAACGGGTAGGAGTGGTGCATGTAGTAGATCGCCGACCGGCCCCAGGAGCCGTGGTCGCCGTTGATATTGCCGACCATCACCTCCACCTCCTGGCGCAGCGTCTTGTATTGCTCCACCTGCTCCCGGCTCGGGCTGGCCACCTGGACCAAGGCCGTGCGTGGCACGGTCATCTTCTTCTCAGCCACGAGCTCCCCGAACGCCTTGATCCGGTGCCGGATGCCCTTGGTGTAGTCGAGGCGGTCCACGCCCAGCATCAGCACGTCCGGATCGCCCAGTTCAGCGCGCAACTGCGCAGCGCGTTGCTCGATCTGCTCAGTGCGTGCGAGCGCATCCACCTTCGCCGAGTCGATGGAGATCGGGAAGGTGCCCACCCGCACATGCCGCTCCGGGCGGT
Protein-coding sequences here:
- a CDS encoding glycoside hydrolase family 2 protein, with product MSADAPRHEHPRPQFVRDTWITLNGAWDFEFDPGDSGWERGLLDAALGSSIVVPFAPESELSGIGDVDFHEALWYRREVTIPADWTGLRPQLHFAAVDHDATVWVDGAEVVRHRGGFTSFTADLTGHAEAGQTVTVTVRARDPRGGPQARGKQATRYANTDCHYTRTTGIWQSVWLEGVPEVAIRRPRITPDVAGARFHVTVPLTANRPGHRVRVHVRDSAGVVATDEVAADVDMAPTAVVTLPADRVRLWQPGDPHLYDVDITLLDGETVVDQVASYAGLRSVSIDGRKFLLNGKPVFQRLVLDQGYWPESLMTAPSDAALVRDIELSLAAGFNGARLHQKVFEERFLYHADRLGYLVWGEFGDWGAGGHGTPGDHQQPTASFITQWLEAVERDYSHPSIVGWCPLNETYQRLHDRITQLDDVTRGMFLATKAMDTTRPVLDASGYSHRVLETDIWDSHNYEQDPARFAEQVGGLSREEAHTNLHDGHTISQPYNGQPYFVSEYGGIWWNPVRAAEASGTKRDDSWGYGERVRDEEEFHQRFAGLTDALLDDPEMFGYCYTQLTDVFQEENGIYAFDRSEKLDVARVRAVQERAAAVEKDG
- a CDS encoding DUF4032 domain-containing protein — its product is MPQSLQITAAAPDPAMLDLPWHIALEEWPEENLAALPRGISRHVVRFVKLSGRVIAVKEIGESVAYREYQLLRDLMKLDVPSVVPVGVITGRSTPDGEPLNSVLITQHLKFSLPYRALFSRYLAPDTATRLIDALAVLLVRLHLTGFYWGDVSLSNTLFRRDAGEFAAYLVDAETGDLHDTLTTGQREYDLEIARVNIIGELMDLAAGELLVDDVDTIAVGEMIVTRYHELWNQLTSVEEFGASDRWRVAARIRQLNQLGYDVGELQMTTDIDGTTVQIQPKVVDAGHHHRRLMRLTGLDVEENQSRRLLNDMDTYRAATDQLGEDEEFVAHEWLSDVFEPTIRQIPRDLRGKLEPAEIFHEVLEHRWFMAQEAGHDIPMADVVPHYIDTVLRHRPDEEAILGLDTATLRALGEDV
- a CDS encoding ABC transporter ATP-binding protein; amino-acid sequence: MATVTYDHASRIYPGTETPAVDALNLEVADGEFLVLVGPSGCGKSTSLRMLAGLEDVNSGRILIGDRDVTDVQPKDRDIAMVFQNYALYPHMSVADNMGFALKIAGNPKADIRKRVEEAAKILDLSEYLDRKPKALSGGQRQRVAMGRAIVRNPQVFLMDEPLSNLDAKLRVQTRTQIASLQRRLGVTTVYVTHDQTEALTMGDRICVLKDGVLQQVGTPRDMYDTPQNVFVAGFIGSPAMNLGSFKVADGKANLGGAHIPLTRTTLDAITEEDKGEITLGFRPEAMNLVSEGTEASFGIKVNLVEELGSDAFVYGELLDKEASEHISSGAGDAQVIVRVEPRNPPMKGDTVHVQIQDGQKHLFSSATGQRLPE
- the otsB gene encoding trehalose-phosphatase gives rise to the protein MPHPEQHHRDRPASDHDAPHRPAPDGVPSVSDDALAVALRTFAEHPQLLVALDFDGCLAPFVQDPADARPLPEASAALEELAAADSVQVALVSGRPVEELQQLSSPPPGTWLVGSHGAEQGEVDETGRLHLLPFSLTEDQAGLLADVTAAVGQIAAAYPGAWVEHKPAAAVLHTRGLEPDVADRALAEALTGPGSMDQVWAMRGNQVTEISVVNVSKGAAVTALRERLGVRAAVLYAGDDVTDETALAVLGHGDVGIKVGPAETVAQYRVPDEAALAAALTHLAVWRTSPQPR
- a CDS encoding alpha,alpha-trehalose-phosphate synthase (UDP-forming), which codes for MSGTHEFVVVANRLPVDIRTDADGEISWTTSPGGLVTALAPVMQSQDGAWVGWSGSADQSLDPFEADGMQLVPVPLSAKEVTEYYEGFSNATLWPLYHDVIVEPQFHRIWWNSYVEVNKRFAEAAAGVAAQSATVWVQDYQLQLVPEMLRRLRPDVRIGFFDHIPFPPVELFGQLPWRQRVIEGLLGADVIGFQRTGDAANFLRAVRRFTDHGTRGQRITIGQHWNRPERHVRVGTFPISIDSAKVDALARTEQIEQRAAQLRAELGDPDVLMLGVDRLDYTKGIRHRIKAFGELVAEKKMTVPRTALVQVASPSREQVEQYKTLRQEVEVMVGNINGDHGSWGRSAIYYMHHSYPFEEMVALFRAADVMLVTALRDGMNLVAKEYVAARPDLGGVLVLSEFAGAADELGQALLVNPHDIEGMKAAMIKAATMAPAEKRRRMRTLRKRVLENDVQGWAQKFLAVLQNMPQRSTHV